The Mycobacterium seoulense genomic interval CACCAACGCGGGGACGCCGGCCCGCAGTCCCGCGGCGGTGGTGCCGGCGCCCCCATGGTGCACGATCGCGCGGCAGGCCGGAAAGACGGTCGCGTGGTTGACCGCGTCGACGATCTTGGTGTGGCCTTCCCGCGCAAGATGCGTGAAATCGTTTGGGCCACTGCAAATCAACGCTCGTTCGCCTAACTGCTCACACGCCCCCGCGATCACGGCAACCGTCTCAGCAGGCGAGGTGACCGGCGTGCTGCCGAAGCCGAAGTAAATGGGCGGCGGTCCGTCGGCGATCCACGACAACGCCTCGTTGTCGACCGCGGTCGGCATGTCCAGCGTCAGCGACCCGACGAACGGCCGTCGGTGGTCGGCTTGGGCCCATTCAGCCGCCAGCTCCGGTACGCAGAGCGCGTCGTAGGCCTGGATCTCCAACACTTCTCTCGACGATCCGGCGCCTTCGGGCAAGCCAAGCGTCGCCCGTTGCGCGCCGTCGGCGACGTTCGTGATGTGCGCCTGGAACCCGCCGAGTTCCAGCGCCCGCGCGGGGAAGAAGTGCAGCGCGGCGAACGGGATGGCGTAGAACTCCGCAACATTGACGGCCAGCCGCTGCTCGTTCATGCCGGCGACCAGCAGGTCGGCGCCCTCTGCCAACGACGTCAGGGCCGCGCTTTTTTCCGCCCACACCTGAGTGACCCGCTCCACGAGTTCCGGCAGCGCGCTGATCGGATCCTGGACGCGGTGAACGAAATCCGTCGCGGTGCTTATCTGCTCGCGGGTGTCCGGCCCGTAGGCGACGGCGGTCACCCCGGCTGATTCGACGAACCGGAGCTTGTCGGGTGAGACAGCCATGAGCACGTCATGACCCCGGCGGAGCAGCTCGCGACCGACGGCGACGCAGGGCTCGACGTCGCCCCGGCTTCCGTAGCCTGCCAACACAATTTTCATTAACGACCTAACTCGCGGCGATTGCATCGATCCAAGCAGACCGGTTATGTCGGTGCCGTCCGCGGGGTTGACAGGCTCCGCCGCGATACGGAGGTAATTGATCGGTGATCTGGGACGGCTGAAGTCGCAGCATTCGTCGTCACCGGCGATACTCGAGCGTCTGAGGCGAATGCGGCATGGTCAGGGGGCAACACTCGGTCGTGCGTCATCGCGGGCCATGTACTACTAGAGAGATCACGATTTGTTTGCCGTCCGTTGGGCTACCCCACAACGGCCCGCAGTGAGCCATTAACACTGTGGCCACCTCTTGAACCGTCCGGAGGAGACGACTACATGGACTTCGCGGCTTTGCCTCCGGAAATCAACTCCGCGCGCATGTATTCGGGGCCCGGGGCGGCACCGATGTTCGCCGCCGCGATGGCCTGGGACGCGCTAGCGGCCGCGCTGCATTCCGCGGCGACCTCCTACCAGTCGGAGATCGCGGCCTTGACCGGTGGGCCGTGGCTGGGGCCGTCCGCGGCGGCGATGGCGGCCGCGGCCGCGGCCTACGTGGACTGGACGAGGACCGCGGCGGCACAGGCCGAACAAACCGCCAACCAGGCCAAAGCCGCGGCGGCCGCCTACGAGTCGGCGTTCGCGGAAACGGTGCCACCGCCGGTGATCGCGGCCAACCGCAGCCTGCTGACGTCCCTGATCGCGACGAACATCTTCGGGCAGAACACGCCGGCGATCGCGACCACCGAGGCGCAGTACTCGGAGATGTGGGCCCAGGATGCCGGAGCCATGTACGGCTACGCGGCGTCGTCGGCGGCGGCGACGAGGCTGACGCCGTTCGCGTCGCCGCAACAAAGCACCGACGCGGGCGGCACTGTCAGGCAAGCGGCCGCCCTCACCCAGGCCACCGGCACCTCGGCGGGCAAGGTGCAAAGCGCCCTCTCGTCGACGCAGCAAGCCTTTTCCGCCACGCCCAACGCGCTCGTCAACCTCGCCAGCCCCCTCGATTTCGGCTTCGGCGGGCGGGACCTGTTGGGCCTGGCGGCGGACCTGAGCGCGGTGTTCGTCGACCCCGAAGTCGGGACGGCCGGACTCGCGGCCGCCGTGGTAGCGCTTCCCTATGATGTTTCCGGTGCTCTGACCGGTTTCCACACCGATGACATTGTGAGCGGCTGGGCTGGAGTCCAGTCCTGGCCCGGTTCGGCCCCGGTGCCACCGACGCCTTTCCCGGTGATCACCAATCTGGCGGGCGGGTCGGTCGCGACGGCGGGTCTGGGCCAGGCCAACATGGTCGGTGGTTTGTCGGTGCCGCCGGCCTGGACGGCGGCCGCGCCCGCGGTACGTCCGGCGGCCCTGGCATTGCCGGCCACCAGTGCGGGCGCCGCCGCGCAGGCGTCGTCCGGCAGCTCCGGAAGCTTGTTCGGTGAGATGGCCGCCGCCAGCATGGCCGGGCGGGCTATGGCCGGCACCGGCGGCGCGGGCCGCGCCGAACGAATCAGGGCCGCAACGCAAAAGGGGGCGCAGGACGGCACGGCATCGCCGCAGGTGCCGGCCGGCGGCCCGATCACCAGCATCGCCGCCGAGCTGCGCGAGCTGGCATCCCTGCGCGACGCCGGGATCATCACCGAGGATGAGTTCCTCGAGCAAAAACAGCGACTGCTTCCACACTGAGTCCACGCGCGCCGACATTGGTGGCGTCGCCTTTTGGGCAAGACGACGCCCCGATATCGACAGATGTCATCGGATATTGTTTCGTGCGATCTTTGTATCTCGATGCGTTAATCGTGACCGGCGACGACGCGTATTTGGCAAAATTGCACAACCTGGGATTCACGTTCGCGGACATGACCGGCTGGGTCAGCGCGGCGGAGTCCACGTACTGCCCGGGTTAATCGCCTCCCGACCCGTCACCGGTATAGCCGCCGATTCCGCATAGGCTGAGCGGGATAATTCGTGCGGTCGAGTGAGGGTGGCAGTTGGAGGATTCGACGGCCTTTTCGGGTCCCGCGACGGTAGACATGCGGGTGCACAGCCTGCTCCGCTACCCGGTGAAGTCGATGCTCGGCGAAACCGTGCCCAGCATGTTCGTCGACGAGCACGGCGCGGAAGGGGACCGACGGCTCGCGCTGCTCGACGCCGAAACCGGGCATGTGGCGAGCGCCAAGAACGCCCGGATGTGGCGAGGCCTGCTCAAGTGCACCGCCAAGGGGGACACCGGACGGGTGAACATCGGCCTGCCCGACGGGACCAGTGTGGCGGCCGACGACCCCGGCATCGACGACCTCCTCTCGCGACTGCTGGGCCGGGCGGTCCGACTGGTCACGCAGCGCCCCGAAGGTGCGACGCTGGTGCGGCCGGATCCGGAGAAGCTGCTGGAGCTGGGCTTGGACGCCGAGGTCGGCGGGCGCATTCTTCAGATTGCCCAGGCCACCCCTGGTGACGCGTTCACCGACGAGGCCCCACTGCACGCCATCACCACGGCCACGCTCGAGCACATCGGCGTCGAGGCGCTGCGGTACCGCCCCAACATTGTGATCGCGACACCACCTGGCTACCCGCCCTACGCCGAAAATGATTGGGTTGGAGCGGAAATCGCGATCGGCAGCGCCAGGCTGCGCGTCCTGACGGCTACGTCACGGTGTGTCGTGCCGACGCTCGAGCATGGGTCACTCCCTCGCGCCCCGCAGGCCCTGCGGATACCTGCGGCCGAGAACCGTTGGGACACGGGCGGTCACGGAGCTCAGCCGTGCGCGGGTGCCTATCTCGCGGTGACGGCGGAGGGCGTCGTCCGCGTCGGCGACCGCGTCACCATCGGCCGGTAAGGCAACGTCGATGCGGCCCGCGATCGCCGTGTTGCTTACGCTTCCGCCTGCGGTGTGGGGCTTTGCGCAGATTCCCACTTGGACCCCAGCGACCTCGTCACGGTGGTGCCGGCGGCTAAGTCGAGCTGGAAGGTCTCCCCGCCGTCGTCCTGGAATGTGACGACGTAGCCCCCCTCGGTGGCATCTTTGAACACCACCTTGTAGGGCCGTGCACCAGAGCCGCGGTCGACGGCGATGATGTCGCCAGGGGTGACGTCGTCGATGAGGTCGTTACCGGAGACTTTGGACATACCTCCGACGGTAGCCGATCGCTCAACGCCATCCCGCACACGTCCGGGGCCGGGGTGAACGACTGACGCGTCAGACGCGCGGTGACGGACCCTGGTTGATCTTGTTGGCCGCGAACGTCGCGGCCTGGGCGGTCATCCCGGCGTCGATGTAGGAGACGTGCGCCATGATGTTGCCGCCCCCGGAGCAGATCGGGTCGTCCGGGGCGCACAGGCTGATGATCTTGGATCCGTACGCCGGGTTGATCGTCGGCAGTGGCTGCCCGCCCCACAGCATCGTCGAGAATCCGCTGCTCGGCTCGCCGAACAGGGCTACGGCGGCGACGTGATCGGCGACCGAGGCCGGCATCGCGTTGGTGGCCAGATCGATCACCGTGGAGCCCTGGGAGTATCCGCCGAGCACGATCCTGGAGTTCGGGCAGCTGGCCACGGTGTCTTGGATATGCGTGCTCGCGTCGTTGGAGCCGGCGTTCGCGCTGTTGTGATAGTCGTCGTTGGCCGGGTAGTTGACCGCGTAGACATCGACGGACTTCCCGCCGAGCTGTGCGGTGAGCGAATCCACGAAGGCCTGTCCGATGTTGCCGAGACCGGGCTCCTGGTGAGTGCCGCGTGCGAAAACCACCGAAACGTCGGAGCAAGGATCGGCAACGGCGGCGGGAAGGGCCGAAGATCCCCACAGGGGGGCACTCAGCCCCGCCCACGTCGCCACCACGGGGACACCAACAATGCGAGCAAGTCTGCGTGCACTCATGCCGAAATCCTGTCACATCGCCGGCCATGGTCGTCCCGGCGGCTGGCGCTAGCACGTGGACGCGGCCGAACGCAGCTGAGTCTCTTTGCAGCACAACGGATATCGTCAGTGGGCGGTAGATCGGATGCGATAATGGGGCCGGTCCACTCGTCCCCGGGATCCACGATGGTGCCGCGCAACCGCTCGCCCACTCCTAGCGGCCGCGCCATTGCGGCTTGCGTTTCTCGGCCCATGCCCGCAGCCCCTCGGCGACGTCCTCGGTCGCCCCGGCCACCTTGCGCATGGTCTCGCCGAAGCGCACCGACTCGATCCAGCCCATGTCCGCCGTTCGCCACGCCACCTCCTTCGTCGCCCGCTGGGCCAGGGGCGCGGCCTCGGTGAGGGTGCGGGCCCACGCCTTGGCCTCGGCCTGCAGCTGATCGGGTTCGACGAGCTTCCACACCAGACCGATCTCCTTGGCCCGCTCCGCGCTCATCGGTTTGCCGGTCAGCAGCAGCTCCATGGCGTTGGCCCAACCGACCCGTTGGGGGAGCCGGATGGCGCCGACGATCGTCGGCACCCCGATCGATACCTCGGGGTAGCAGAAGCTGGCCTCGGTGCTGGCGAT includes:
- a CDS encoding PPE family protein, SVP subgroup yields the protein MDFAALPPEINSARMYSGPGAAPMFAAAMAWDALAAALHSAATSYQSEIAALTGGPWLGPSAAAMAAAAAAYVDWTRTAAAQAEQTANQAKAAAAAYESAFAETVPPPVIAANRSLLTSLIATNIFGQNTPAIATTEAQYSEMWAQDAGAMYGYAASSAAATRLTPFASPQQSTDAGGTVRQAAALTQATGTSAGKVQSALSSTQQAFSATPNALVNLASPLDFGFGGRDLLGLAADLSAVFVDPEVGTAGLAAAVVALPYDVSGALTGFHTDDIVSGWAGVQSWPGSAPVPPTPFPVITNLAGGSVATAGLGQANMVGGLSVPPAWTAAAPAVRPAALALPATSAGAAAQASSGSSGSLFGEMAAASMAGRAMAGTGGAGRAERIRAATQKGAQDGTASPQVPAGGPITSIAAELRELASLRDAGIITEDEFLEQKQRLLPH
- a CDS encoding enoyl-CoA hydratase/isomerase family protein; protein product: MSLVTYELDDHIATLTLNRPEARNAINGALRQDLNAAWERFRDDLDAWVAILTANGSVYCAGGDLKDGEGSVGTFGGTFWEKPTINSFESGMELFKPTIAAVHGPCIGYGLTGVLFCDFVIASTEASFCYPEVSIGVPTIVGAIRLPQRVGWANAMELLLTGKPMSAERAKEIGLVWKLVEPDQLQAEAKAWARTLTEAAPLAQRATKEVAWRTADMGWIESVRFGETMRKVAGATEDVAEGLRAWAEKRKPQWRGR
- a CDS encoding cutinase family protein; amino-acid sequence: MSARRLARIVGVPVVATWAGLSAPLWGSSALPAAVADPCSDVSVVFARGTHQEPGLGNIGQAFVDSLTAQLGGKSVDVYAVNYPANDDYHNSANAGSNDASTHIQDTVASCPNSRIVLGGYSQGSTVIDLATNAMPASVADHVAAVALFGEPSSGFSTMLWGGQPLPTINPAYGSKIISLCAPDDPICSGGGNIMAHVSYIDAGMTAQAATFAANKINQGPSPRV
- a CDS encoding MOSC domain-containing protein, with the protein product MRVHSLLRYPVKSMLGETVPSMFVDEHGAEGDRRLALLDAETGHVASAKNARMWRGLLKCTAKGDTGRVNIGLPDGTSVAADDPGIDDLLSRLLGRAVRLVTQRPEGATLVRPDPEKLLELGLDAEVGGRILQIAQATPGDAFTDEAPLHAITTATLEHIGVEALRYRPNIVIATPPGYPPYAENDWVGAEIAIGSARLRVLTATSRCVVPTLEHGSLPRAPQALRIPAAENRWDTGGHGAQPCAGAYLAVTAEGVVRVGDRVTIGR
- a CDS encoding glycosyltransferase, with the translated sequence MKIVLAGYGSRGDVEPCVAVGRELLRRGHDVLMAVSPDKLRFVESAGVTAVAYGPDTREQISTATDFVHRVQDPISALPELVERVTQVWAEKSAALTSLAEGADLLVAGMNEQRLAVNVAEFYAIPFAALHFFPARALELGGFQAHITNVADGAQRATLGLPEGAGSSREVLEIQAYDALCVPELAAEWAQADHRRPFVGSLTLDMPTAVDNEALSWIADGPPPIYFGFGSTPVTSPAETVAVIAGACEQLGERALICSGPNDFTHLAREGHTKIVDAVNHATVFPACRAIVHHGGAGTTAAGLRAGVPALVLWLWLDQPIWASAVSQLEVGISRPFAESTYDSLVADLRSLLGGDYVTRAREVAAQMTKPAESVAKAADLLECAAHSGLTGTETSGAKRPGRVEGSGAGSAY